The sequence below is a genomic window from Mycobacterium heidelbergense.
CAGGTCCTCCGACGTCAGGGTGATGCTGCGGTGCTCGCCGCGCGACATCCGCGACAGCGCCGACATCGGCTCGCCCTGGGTGCCGGTGGTGATCAGCACCACCCGCTCGGGCGCCATCATCTCCGCGGCGGCGATGTCGATCAGGTCGGCGTCGTCGACCCGCAGGAAACCAAGTTCGCGGGCGATGCCCATGTTGCGCACCATGGATCGCCCGACGAACGACACCCGCCGGCCCAATGCCACTGCGGCGTCGATGATCTGCTGCACCCGGTCCACGTTGGAGGCGAAGCACGCGACGATGACGCGGCCGCCGGCGCCCCGGATCAGCCGGTGCAGGGTGGGGCCCACCTCGCTTTCGGAGGGCCCGACGCCGGGGATCTCGGCGTTGGTCGAGTCGCACAGGAACAGGTCCACGCCTGCTCCATATTGTGAGCCCAGCCGGGACATGCCGGGCAGGTCGGTGGGCCGGCCGTCGAGCGGCAGCTGGTCGAGCTTGATGTCGCCGGTGTGCAGCACGGTCCCGGCGCCCGTGCGGACCGCGATGGCCAGCGCGTCCGGGATGGAGTGGTTGACGGCGAAATACTCGCACTCGAACACGCCGTGCGTGCTGCGCTGCCCCTCGGCGACCTGGACGAAGACCGGGTTGATGTGGTGCTCGCGGCATTTCGCGGCGACCAGCGCCAGGGTGAACCTCGAACCGACGACCGGGATGTCGGGCCGCAGCCTGAGCAGGAACGGGATCGCCCCGATGTGGTCCTCGTGCGCGTGGGTCAGCACCAGCGCCTCGACGTCGTCGAGCCGATCCTCGATGTGGCGCAGGTCCGGCAGGATCAGGTCGACGCCGGGCTCGTCGTGGGTGGGGAACATCACCCCGCAGTCGATGATCAGCAGTCGGCCCAGGTGCTCGAAAACCGTCATGTTGCGGCCGATTTCGCTGATGCCGCCCAGCGCGGTGACCCGCAACCCACCCGCGGTCAGCGGACCTGGTGGGGTGAGGTCTACATCCACGTGCAGCTCACCGGAGCACCGACGCCGCGCGCATGTCGGCGGCCAACGCGTCGACCTGCTCGGGCGTCGCCGGCATCTGCGGCAGCCGGGGATCACCGACGTCGATGCCCTGCAGGCGCAGGCCCGCCTTGGACATCGTCACCCCGCCCAGGCGGGCCATCGCGTTGCACAGCGGGGCGAGGTTGACGTTGATCTTGCGCGCGGTGGAGACGTCCCCGGAGCCGAAGGCGGACAACAACTCTCGCAGCTGACCCGCGGCGGCGTGGGCGATCACGCTGATGAAGCCGGTGGCGCCCATCGCCAGCCAGGGCAGGTTCAGCGCATCGTCGCCGGAGTAGTAGGCCAGCCCGGTCTCGGCGATGATCTGGCCGCCGCCGTGCAGGTCGCCCTTGGCGTCCTTGATGCCGACGATGTTCGGGTGGGCGGCCAGCGCGTGGATGGTCTCGGGCAGGATCGGGATCACCGAGCGCGGCGGGATGTCGTAGAGCAGCACCGGCAGCTCCGTGGCGTCGGCGACGGCGGTGAAGTGCGCGATCAGCCCGCTCTGCGGCGGCTTCGAGTAGTACGGCGTGACCACCAGGAGCCCGTGCGCGCCCTCGGCCGCGCAGGCCCTGGCCAGCCGGACGCTGTGGGCGGTGTCGTAGGTGCCCGCGCCGGCGACGACGCGGGCCCGGTCACCCACGGCCTCCAGCACGACGCGCAGCAGCTCGCGTTTCTCGTCGTCGGTGGTGGTCGGCGACTCGCCGGTGGTTCCCGACACCACCAGGCCGTCGCATCCCGCGTCCACCAGGTGGTTGGCCAGCCGCGCCGCGGCGGCCGTGTCCAGGGAGCCGTCGGCGCCGAACGGTGTCACCATCGCGGTCAGCAGGGTTCCCAACCGTGCGGGGGCGTCGAATCCGACGGTGCTCACGACGTTCAGGTTACCTGGCGCCCCCAAGCCCCCTCACCACCACCGCGAGCGTGCGTGTTTGTGCGGGGACACGCCGCGTGGGCTGTACATCTGCGCACTCTCGCGGTGGCGCGGGGCACGCCCGCGGGGCGCGCCTGGCGCGGGTCAGGCCTCGGTGGCCAGCGGGCTGGTCGCGACCTCGGTGCCGTCGGCCAGGGTGGACACCTCGAAGTCGGCGAACACCGCGGGCGCCACGCCGACGAGCTGGCGCAGGCACTCGATGGCCAGCCGCCGGATCTCCACGTCGGCGTGCTCGCTGGCCCGCATCGCGACGAAGTGCCGCCACGCGCGGTAGTTGCCGGTCACGACGATGCGGGTCTCCGTCGCGTTGGGCAGCACCGCCCGGGCGGCCTGCCGCGCCTGCTTGCGCCTCAACACCGCGCTGGGCTCACCGGCGAACTTGGCCTCCAGCCTGGCCAGCAGCTCGGTGTAGGTGGCGCGGCTGGCGTCGGCCGCCGCGACCAGGATCCGCCGCAGCTCGGGGTCGTCGTCCATGCCCGGCGGGATGACGACCCGCGAGTCCCCCTCCGGCACATAGCGTTGCGACAGCTGCGAGTAGGAAAAATGCCGATGCCGGATCAGCTCGTGCGTGCACGACCGCGAGATGCCGGTGATGTAGAACGACACGCTCGCGTGCTCGAGCACCGAGAAGTGCCCGACGTCGATGATGTGCTCGATATAGCCCGCGTTGGTGGCGGTCTTGGGGTTGGGCTTGGACCAGCTCTGATAGCAGGCCCGGCCGGCGAACTCGACCAGCGCGGGGCCCCCGTCGGCGTCGGTGGTCCACGGCACGTCCGGCGGCGCCAGGAACTCGGTCCTGGCGATCAGTTGCACGCGCAGCGGCGCGGTCTCGGCCACGGCGCTCACCTTAGCCCCGGCGACGGCGCGCGGCGTGCCATCAGACGAGTTCGGCCCGGCAGGCCAGCCCCGGTGCGCGGCTAAGGCGCGTGTCCGCGGTCAGCAGTGGAACGTCAAGGTGACTGGCCAGGGCCACATAGAGCGCGTCGTAGAAACTGAAGTTGTGCCGCAGGCTCCACGCTCGTCGGGCGAGCGCTCCCACGTGTGGATAGCGATCGTCGATGAGCAAGCCGGCGACGCGCAGCGCGGTATCGGCTTCCCTGGTGCCGATATGTCCTGCCTGCTCGTGGCGGCGCAGCACGTTGCCGACCTCAGCGTCGATCAAATGCGGTGCGTGCCGCCGCATTTCGGGCAACCGTGCCCGGAGTGCATCGGCGGCGTCAGTCTTGCCGACCAAGGCCAGCACGAGGGCGGACGCATCGATAACGTAGTCGCTCACCGCCGGTCTGCGGCCAGATCCGCGAGGATGGATTCCGTCGTCGCCCCCGGTTTGGCGCTTTCCTCACGCGCGGCCTCCATGGCCGCCAACGCCTCTTCCGCAGTGGACCGGCTCGCGAAGTCGATCACCCAATCACGCATATAGGACTGGATGGAGCGCCCCGCGACGCGGGCGCGCTTACGGATCACCTCGTACGCATCTTCGGGGATTTCCCGGATCTGTATCGTCGCCACTGCGCTAGTTTAGCGCTGTAGCGCTGGCATAGCGCACCAATTCCAACCTTCATCGGGTAGTCCGAAAGAGTTCACGGCGACGCTCACTCGTGAAGTCGATGCTGTCACTTTGCGTTCTGGATCTTCGGGCGTCCCGAGCGCGGTTTTGGTGAAAGGCCGCGTTATATACGGACCTTGCCCGACGTGAGCGGCGGGATCAGGGCGTCGCGGAGCGCGGACAACCGCGCGCTTTCTTCCCGCCGCGCGTGGCACAGGGCACCCAGGCCGGTGATGGTCCGCGCCGCCGCCGGGGCCAGACGCCGGACGTCGCGCACCCGGACCTCGAGGAGGTCCCGCGGCCGGATCCGCTGATGACTGCCCGAGGTCCCGCCGGCCCGCTGCCGCAAGGTCGCTGCGACATCGGGCTGCCGCAGCGCCGACCACAGCGCCGACGTGTCGACGCCGACGGGCGCGAGCACGACGAATTCCGTGCTGGCCAACGCCATGTGCGACGGCAGGGCCACCACGTTCCAGATCCGCGGGATTCTGGGATTCAGCTTCGCGACCAGGACGCACGGCCGCGACAACAGGAACTTGCCGCTCCGCACGGATCCGGCGGCGACCGGCCGGGGCCTGGCCCCGTCGTCGAACGCCGGAAGGCTGAAGTGCGCGACGACGTCGTCGAATTGGTCCGGGCTAACAAATGCCGCCGACCGGCTCGCCAGGCTGGACAGCGGCGCGTACTCGGCGACCGACTCGGCGATGGCGACCATCAGGCTCTCGGCGGCCGCGATCACGCGGTCGTTGGCGGCGATCTTGTCGTCGAGGGCGCCGAGCACCTCGGCGATCCGCACCCGTTCGGGCGCCGCGACGGCGCGAACCGAAATGTCGCGGAGAATCCTCTGATTGAGCAGGGGCTGCCCGGATCCGGCGCGGTGATCGCCCAGCCCGCAGGTGTGCAGCGCGTAGTACCAATATCGCGTCTCGCGCGGATCCTTGGCCCGGCACACCAGTGCGTTCTCGGTGACCCACACGTCGGAATCGCAATACCGCACGCTGCCGCAATACGATCCGACGCGGCCGAGGACGATGAGAGGCCCGCTCGCGTTGCGCTCCGCCGCATACCCGATTGCGCCATTGGCGCCGTAGACGCGAAAGCGCCCGCCCGACGCCCGGTGCGGCGGGCTGGTTCCGCTGCTGAAGTCCAGGTACTCGCCCAGCCGTGCCTTCACCGCAGGCGCTCCACCTGCTCGCGCACCACTGCGTCCAGTCGCGCGGATTCGTCCAGGGCCGCCAGCAGGTCCTTGGTCAACCGGGCGATCCTCTCGTCGACCGGTTCCCCGTCGTCGGCGGCGGCGGGCGCGCCCACGTACCGCCCCGGGGTCAGCGTGTAACCTGCGGCCCTGATGTCGTCCAGCGTGGCGGACGTGCAGAACCCCGGAACATCTTGGTAGGTCAGGCCTTTGGCGGCGGACGACTCCGATCCGCACCACGCGTGATAGGTGTCGCCGATGCGGATGACCTCCTCGCTCGTCAGCGCGCGCTCCGCGCGGCCCGCCAGGTATCCCAGCCCGCGGGCGTCGATGAACAGCACCTGCCGCGACCGGTGCCCCTTGTCCCTCGCGAAGAACCACAGGCACACCGGGATCGACGTGCTGCGAAACAGCTGTCCGGGCAGCGCGACCATGCACGACACCAGGTCGGCCTCCACGATCCGCGCCCGAATGTCGCCTTCCCCCAGCGTATTCGACGACATCGATCCGTTGGCCATCACCACGCCGGCCTTGCCGCCCAGGGCCAGCTTGGACAGGATGTGCTGAATCCAGGCGAAGTTCGCGTTGGTGGCCGGCGGAACGCCGAAGCGCCAGCGCGGGTCTCGTTCGTCGCGGGCCCAATCCTTGATGTTGAACGGCGGATTGGCCATCACGTAGTCCATCTGCACGCCGGCGTGCTGGTCGCCGGCGAACGTGTCGCCCCACCGCGCGCCCAGGCCCGCGCCGTCAATGCCGTGCACGGCGAGGTTCATCTTCGCCATCCGCCAGGTCTGCTCGACGCTCTCCTGGCCGTAGACCGCGACCTTGGCCGGGTCGCCCTCGCGCTCGGCGACGAACTGCTCGGTCCGGATGAACATTCCGCCCGAACCGCAGCACGGGTCGTACACCCGCCCGCTCGACGGTTCGAGGACCTCGACGATCACCCGCACGACGCTGGGCGGGGTGAAGAATTCGCCGCCCCGCCGCCCCTCCGCGCGGGCGAAATTGCCCAGGAAGTACTCGTACACCTCGCCCATCAGGTCGCGCGCGCGACGGCCGTCCCGCCCGAATCGCGCGCCGTCGAGCAGCTCTATGAGCTCGCCAAGCCGGCGCCGGTCCAGGTTTTCGTACAGCCGCGGCAGCATCCCGGCCAGCGCGGGGTTGGCCGCCATCACGGCGCCCATCGCGTCGTCGACGAGCCGGCCGATGTTCGAGGCTTTTGCGTTGTCCGCCAAAGGTTTCCAGTGCTTCTCGGAGACGTGCTTGAGGAACACCAGCCCCAGGATCACGTCCTTGTATTGGCTCGCCGACAGCGAACCACGCAGCTTCTCGGCCGCCTTCCACAGCGTCGCCTTGAGCTCCTGGGACGCGGTCATCGGCCGGCCCGCTTGGCGGCCGCGCGCAGGTCGGCGGCCAGATCGCCCCGGCCGGACACGCTGACCCCGCCCAGGCCCAGCCACGACGCCATGGACTCCAGCTCGCCGGCCAGCGCCGCGGCCACGCGCACTTTCGGCTGGTCCGGCTCCCCGA
It includes:
- a CDS encoding type II toxin-antitoxin system VapC family toxin, giving the protein MSDYVIDASALVLALVGKTDAADALRARLPEMRRHAPHLIDAEVGNVLRRHEQAGHIGTREADTALRVAGLLIDDRYPHVGALARRAWSLRHNFSFYDALYVALASHLDVPLLTADTRLSRAPGLACRAELV
- a CDS encoding FitA-like ribbon-helix-helix domain-containing protein: MATIQIREIPEDAYEVIRKRARVAGRSIQSYMRDWVIDFASRSTAEEALAAMEAAREESAKPGATTESILADLAADRR
- a CDS encoding ribonuclease J: MDVDLTPPGPLTAGGLRVTALGGISEIGRNMTVFEHLGRLLIIDCGVMFPTHDEPGVDLILPDLRHIEDRLDDVEALVLTHAHEDHIGAIPFLLRLRPDIPVVGSRFTLALVAAKCREHHINPVFVQVAEGQRSTHGVFECEYFAVNHSIPDALAIAVRTGAGTVLHTGDIKLDQLPLDGRPTDLPGMSRLGSQYGAGVDLFLCDSTNAEIPGVGPSESEVGPTLHRLIRGAGGRVIVACFASNVDRVQQIIDAAVALGRRVSFVGRSMVRNMGIARELGFLRVDDADLIDIAAAEMMAPERVVLITTGTQGEPMSALSRMSRGEHRSITLTSEDLIILSSSLIPGNEEAVYGVIDSLARIGARVVTNQQVRVHVSGHAYAGELLFLYNGVRPRNVMPVHGTWRMLRANAKLAARAGVPEDSILLAENGVSVDLVAGKASVAGAVPVGKMFVDGLITGDVGDITLGERLILSSGFIAATVVVRRGTGRPVAAPQLHSRGFSEDPKALEPAARKIEAELEQLAAADVTDPVRIAQCVRRTVGKWVGETYRRQPMIVPTVIEV
- a CDS encoding class I SAM-dependent DNA methyltransferase, producing the protein MTASQELKATLWKAAEKLRGSLSASQYKDVILGLVFLKHVSEKHWKPLADNAKASNIGRLVDDAMGAVMAANPALAGMLPRLYENLDRRRLGELIELLDGARFGRDGRRARDLMGEVYEYFLGNFARAEGRRGGEFFTPPSVVRVIVEVLEPSSGRVYDPCCGSGGMFIRTEQFVAEREGDPAKVAVYGQESVEQTWRMAKMNLAVHGIDGAGLGARWGDTFAGDQHAGVQMDYVMANPPFNIKDWARDERDPRWRFGVPPATNANFAWIQHILSKLALGGKAGVVMANGSMSSNTLGEGDIRARIVEADLVSCMVALPGQLFRSTSIPVCLWFFARDKGHRSRQVLFIDARGLGYLAGRAERALTSEEVIRIGDTYHAWCGSESSAAKGLTYQDVPGFCTSATLDDIRAAGYTLTPGRYVGAPAAADDGEPVDERIARLTKDLLAALDESARLDAVVREQVERLR
- the dapA gene encoding 4-hydroxy-tetrahydrodipicolinate synthase, whose translation is MSTVGFDAPARLGTLLTAMVTPFGADGSLDTAAAARLANHLVDAGCDGLVVSGTTGESPTTTDDEKRELLRVVLEAVGDRARVVAGAGTYDTAHSVRLARACAAEGAHGLLVVTPYYSKPPQSGLIAHFTAVADATELPVLLYDIPPRSVIPILPETIHALAAHPNIVGIKDAKGDLHGGGQIIAETGLAYYSGDDALNLPWLAMGATGFISVIAHAAAGQLRELLSAFGSGDVSTARKINVNLAPLCNAMARLGGVTMSKAGLRLQGIDVGDPRLPQMPATPEQVDALAADMRAASVLR
- the thyX gene encoding FAD-dependent thymidylate synthase; this encodes MAETAPLRVQLIARTEFLAPPDVPWTTDADGGPALVEFAGRACYQSWSKPNPKTATNAGYIEHIIDVGHFSVLEHASVSFYITGISRSCTHELIRHRHFSYSQLSQRYVPEGDSRVVIPPGMDDDPELRRILVAAADASRATYTELLARLEAKFAGEPSAVLRRKQARQAARAVLPNATETRIVVTGNYRAWRHFVAMRASEHADVEIRRLAIECLRQLVGVAPAVFADFEVSTLADGTEVATSPLATEA
- a CDS encoding restriction endonuclease subunit S; translated protein: MKARLGEYLDFSSGTSPPHRASGGRFRVYGANGAIGYAAERNASGPLIVLGRVGSYCGSVRYCDSDVWVTENALVCRAKDPRETRYWYYALHTCGLGDHRAGSGQPLLNQRILRDISVRAVAAPERVRIAEVLGALDDKIAANDRVIAAAESLMVAIAESVAEYAPLSSLASRSAAFVSPDQFDDVVAHFSLPAFDDGARPRPVAAGSVRSGKFLLSRPCVLVAKLNPRIPRIWNVVALPSHMALASTEFVVLAPVGVDTSALWSALRQPDVAATLRQRAGGTSGSHQRIRPRDLLEVRVRDVRRLAPAAARTITGLGALCHARREESARLSALRDALIPPLTSGKVRI